The nucleotide window TTCACTTCAGCGCAGCTTTCGCCTTCTCCATGTCGTCCACGACCAGCGCAATCTCCGTGCGGCCGTTCTTGGAGCCCAGGATGTAGATCGAGTGCACGTCGATCCCGGCCCTCGCGAGGCGGCGAGAGACCTTGGCGAGCTCCCCGGGCCGGTCCAGGAGTTCCAGGTTCAGGATTTCGTTGATTTCGTACTTGAGCCCGGCGTTCGCCAGGGCCTTCTCCGTTGTGGCCACGTCCTGGGTCACCACCCGCAGGAACGAGGCGTCGTGCTTGGACTCGCTCGCGATCGCGCGGATGTTCACCGCGGCCGCGGACAGGGCTTCTGTCACGCGTGCCAGCTCTCCGGGATGGTCCGCCACAAAGACGCGAAACTCCTTCATGTCGTCTCCCCACCACGTCGGAGGGTGCAAGGCACGGCAGGCTACTAAACCTTGCTTCGTCCTGTCACGGAACGAGGCGGACCCGATCGTGGGGGAAGAGGATCGCCTCGCGGATGTTGGGGAGGTCGAGCAGCTTCTGCGTGAAGCGATCCACGCCAAAGCCCCAACCGCCGTGTGGCGGCATGCCGTACCGGAAGGCCTTCAGGTAGAACTCGAAACTCTCCGGCGCGAGGCCCTTCTCCTGCATCCGTTGGACGAGCACGTCGTACCGGTGCTCCCTCTGGCCGCCGGAGGCCATCTCGTCCCCTTTGTACTCCAGGTCGAAGGACCAGGAGACGTCGGGCTCGTCGGCCTTCGACATGATGTAGAAGGGCTTGATGCCGCTCGGGTACTCCGTGAGGAAGAAGAGCTCGTGGCCCTCGTGGCCGAGCGCGGCCCCCAGGACCTTTTCGCCCTCCGTATCGATATCGTCCCCATCCCGCGCCCGTTTCCCATGGCCCCGGAGGATCTCCAGCGCCTCGGCGTAGGGGAGCCGCCGCAGCGGGAGCTTGGGCACCTGGGGATCCGCGTGTAGGAGGTCCAGCTCGGGCTTCGTCTCGGCCCGGACCTGCTCGATCGCGTGGGCCACGGCGGTCTCCAGGAATCGCAGGACGTCCTCTTGGTCTTCGATCCAGGCGGCCTCCGCGTCGAAGGAGGTGAACTCCGTAACATGCCGTACCGTATCCGAGGGCTCCGCGCGGAAGGCGGGGGCGACCTCGAACACGCGGTCGAGCCCTGTGGACATGAGCATCTGCTTGTAGAGCTGCGGGCTCTGGCTCAGGTATGCCTTGCGCCCGAAGTAGTCCGTCTCGAACAAGGTGGCGCCGCCCTCCGCGCCCGCGCCGGAGAGCTTGGGCGTGTCGACCTCCACGAAGCCTTGGCGGACCAAGGACTCCCGGAGGGCGGCCACCGTCACGGAGCGGACGCGGAAGATCGCGCGGCGCTCGGGCTTGCGCAGGTCGAGCGTGCGGTTGTCGAACCGCGTGTCCATCTCCGCGCCCACCTTGTCCGCGACGGGGAGGGGCAGCGGCGCCGCCGCGGCGCTCAGGACGTCGACCGAGGTCGCGAGGAGTTCCCAGCCGTTCCGGACCTGGGGGTTGGGCTGGAGCGTGCCGTGAACCGCGACGACGCTCTCCCGGACCAGCTTCGAGGCGGTCTCGAAGAGGGCCTCCTGCCCCTTCTTCTTCACGGTAGTCTGGAACGTCCCCTCCCGCTGGCGGACGATCAGGAAGGCGATCCCGCCCAGGTTTCGGACGTCCTCTACCCAGCCCGCGAGGACCACGGCCTTGCCCCGGTCGGACGGGCCGAGGGAGGTGAAGGAACCGGAGAAGGAGGGCATCGGGTCGCGGAGACCGCAGGGTCGGTATAAAGGATGCGGTGCTCAGCGGGGCGTCGGCAGGGGCGGTGACGCCGCGGGGGCGGGCGCGCTCAACCGGATGTCCGGCCGCTGCCCCGACCGCTCTAGGATGTTCTTCACGAGCCGCGTCCGATACTGGCCGCGTTCGAACACCGGGCAGAAGTAGACCAGGGTCAGGTCCACGCCCGCTTCGCGGACGTTCCAGAGGACCACGGGCTCCTCGACCACGTACTCGCGCAGGTCCTCGAACTCGTACTTGTCGCGGATCCGGCCCGTGTTCTCGCGCATCATGGGACCCACGATGTCTTCGGCGGCGTCGAGCAGGAGGGCCTCCCCGGCTTTCGCGTCCGCCGTGTACGGCACGGTGATCGTGATCTGGTCCCAGACGAAGGGCGTGTCCTTCGTCGCGTTGAACACGTTCCCCCGGAGGATCTGGCTGTTCGGGATGGTCACGTAGCGGCCCGTATGGATGTCCCCGGTCACCGTGCCGCCGAATTCCCGGACCGTCGTGTTCAACGGCGTGATGCCCACCACGTAGCCGCGGGTCGTGTTGATCTCGATCCGATCGCCGAGCTTGTAGATGCGCATCGTGACGAGGACGATCCACCCCACGAGGGCGAGCAGGGGCTCGCCCATCACGTAGACCAGGGCGCCTCCCACGATCCCGACGCTGATCAGGCTCGACGCGGACTGGCCGAGACCGGAGCCGATCAGGATGTACAGGACGAGGACCAAGGCCGTGGCCCAGACCGCGTAGGAGACGGACTTGAAGTGGCTGAAGATGTCTGCCTCATACCGGACGTGGCTCCGCAACGCGGAGCGGAACAGGGGGCGCAGGAGCTCAAGGAGAGCCTTCGTGGCGAGCAGGATCAGGATGACGAACACCCAATCCCGGTACGCGCTCAGGTCGATCTGGGGCGGCGGCAGACCCGGGATCGTGATCGTGCCCGTGACGAACAGGAGGCCGACGACGAACAGGAGGGTCACGAGGACCCAGAGGAGAGCTCGCGCCTTCCTCCAGCTGTCCTGGTTCACGGCTCCCGACGAGCCGGGTCCTTGGCTATAATCCCCCCGACGCCATTATCGGGGGTGAAAGGCCCGGCCGCGGTCGGGGGCCCGCGCGGGGGAGGAGGCGGGGCGGGACGGCGGATGTGGAGCCCTTCCTCGCGGACGCCCTCCTCGGAGAGCTTCTTCTTCCAGGCATTGTGGATGTCGCCCCGCG belongs to Thermoplasmata archaeon and includes:
- a CDS encoding ACT domain-containing protein, whose translation is MKEFRVFVADHPGELARVTEALSAAAVNIRAIASESKHDASFLRVVTQDVATTEKALANAGLKYEINEILNLELLDRPGELAKVSRRLARAGIDVHSIYILGSKNGRTEIALVVDDMEKAKAALK
- a CDS encoding mechanosensitive ion channel domain-containing protein, whose amino-acid sequence is MNQDSWRKARALLWVLVTLLFVVGLLFVTGTITIPGLPPPQIDLSAYRDWVFVILILLATKALLELLRPLFRSALRSHVRYEADIFSHFKSVSYAVWATALVLVLYILIGSGLGQSASSLISVGIVGGALVYVMGEPLLALVGWIVLVTMRIYKLGDRIEINTTRGYVVGITPLNTTVREFGGTVTGDIHTGRYVTIPNSQILRGNVFNATKDTPFVWDQITITVPYTADAKAGEALLLDAAEDIVGPMMRENTGRIRDKYEFEDLREYVVEEPVVLWNVREAGVDLTLVYFCPVFERGQYRTRLVKNILERSGQRPDIRLSAPAPAASPPLPTPR
- a CDS encoding CBS domain-containing protein encodes the protein LEGKTVLDIATKDPITVHPDDSIYMALQKMVWRHVGHLPVVDDRGRLVGYLSRGDIHNAWKKKLSEEGVREEGLHIRRPAPPPPPRGPPTAAGPFTPDNGVGGIIAKDPARREP
- the aspS gene encoding aspartate--tRNA(Asn) ligase, which translates into the protein MPSFSGSFTSLGPSDRGKAVVLAGWVEDVRNLGGIAFLIVRQREGTFQTTVKKKGQEALFETASKLVRESVVAVHGTLQPNPQVRNGWELLATSVDVLSAAAAPLPLPVADKVGAEMDTRFDNRTLDLRKPERRAIFRVRSVTVAALRESLVRQGFVEVDTPKLSGAGAEGGATLFETDYFGRKAYLSQSPQLYKQMLMSTGLDRVFEVAPAFRAEPSDTVRHVTEFTSFDAEAAWIEDQEDVLRFLETAVAHAIEQVRAETKPELDLLHADPQVPKLPLRRLPYAEALEILRGHGKRARDGDDIDTEGEKVLGAALGHEGHELFFLTEYPSGIKPFYIMSKADEPDVSWSFDLEYKGDEMASGGQREHRYDVLVQRMQEKGLAPESFEFYLKAFRYGMPPHGGWGFGVDRFTQKLLDLPNIREAILFPHDRVRLVP